The Triticum aestivum cultivar Chinese Spring chromosome 7B, IWGSC CS RefSeq v2.1, whole genome shotgun sequence genome window below encodes:
- the LOC123161651 gene encoding uncharacterized protein At1g66480, whose protein sequence is MGNSIGGRRKGAKVMQLDGTAFRVKPPAYAGAVLRDHPGFQLLESEQVKLLGVRARPLDHDALLRPGRLYFLVALPRPTVPPRRAWSGALHVGARERLESLMLTRRSTSDLSFPTAPASPMSTASEGGPVQLRMRLPKAQLAKLMGESRDAAEAAAKIMQLCAANGGNGAVTPERSPRFLPTADWGTGGFAQTPERNPRFVPTPDWGAGRFAQTPERSPRFAVTPEWGARFMMQTPERGAETAKTPDRWSALPRTPEYASADVKASRKEKRTRFVALPDEIIA, encoded by the exons ATGGGCAACAGCATCGGCGGCCGGCGCAAGGGCGCCAAGGTGATGCAGCTGGACGGCACCGCCTTCAGGGTGAAGCCGCCGGCGTACGCGGGCGCGGTGCTGCGCGACCACCCGGGCTTCCAGCTGCTCGAGTCGGAGCAGGTCAAGCTGctcggcgtccgcgcgcgcccgcTCGACCACGACGCGCTGCTCCGCCCGGGCCGCCTCTATTTCCTCGTCGCGCTGCCCCGCCCCACCGTGCCCCCGCGCCGCGCCTGGTCCGGCGCTCTCCACGTCGGCGCGCGCGAGAGGCTCGAGTCGCTCATGCTCACGCGCCGCTCCACCTCCGACCTCTCCTTCCCGACCGCGCCGGCCTCCCCGATGTCCACCGCCTCCGAGGGCGGGCCGGTCCAGCTCAGGATGCGCCTGCCCAAGGCGCAGCTCGCCAAGCTTATGGGCGAGAGCCGGGACGCCGCCGAGGCGGCCGCTAAGATTATGCAGCTCTGCGCCGCCAACGGTGGGAACGGCGCTGTGACGCCGGAGCGGAGCCCGCGGTTCCTACCGACGGCGGACTGGGGCACTGGTGGGTTCGCGCAGACGCCAGAGCGGAACCCACGGTTCGTGCCGACGCCGGACTGGGGCGCCGGCAGGTTCGCGCAGACCCCAGAGCGGAGTCCCAGGTTCGCCGTAACGCCCGAGTGGGGTGCCAGGTTCATGATGCAGACACCGGAGAGGGGTGCAGAGACGGCGAAGACGCCGGATAGGTGGTCTGCTCTACCCCGCACGCCGGAGTATGCATCAGCGGACGTCAAGGCCAGCCGCAAGGAG AAGCGAACGCGGTTCGTGGCCTTGCCGGATGAGATCATAGCATGA